Genomic window (Prosthecobacter vanneervenii):
CATGCCACCCTTGGCCCAAAGGTACAGCAACGTTTTTGTCACATACCCCCCTCAAACACCATGCCGAACACTACTGGCAGGAGTGCCCATCGTACCTCAGATCTTCGGCTCCCAGCCTTTCCGGTACCCACCGTCGCGGCCCCAGAGCTTCATCGCCTCGGCATTGTCCAGCACCTTGCCGGTCTTGGGATCGCATTTCACCACGGTGTTGGTGCGGTAGGCCATGTTGCCCAGGTGGCACATCATGGTGCTCTTCTGGCCTTCTTCGATGGGGCTGTTGAGCTTGGCATTGCCACGAATGGCCTCGATGAAATTGCCCATGTGTGCGGGGTCGCCGCCACCAGCGGCCTTGCTCTTGCTGACCTCGGCGCCTTTGGGGTCGTAGATGGTCCAGGAGTCGCGCGCGATGCCCATGGTGCCGTTGTCGCCGTAAAAGATCACCTCGGCCAGCGGCTTTTCGGCGGCGCGCGGGTGGCTGCTGCTCTGCACCCACTCGCAGCCGGCGTGGCCGAAATCATACACGGCTGTGCCGGTGTCCGGCGTCTCCTGGGCGTCCTGGTAGAAGTAGCGGCCGCCGTTGTAGGTGGTGCGCAGGGGGTAGTCTCCCTTGAGGCCCCAGCGCAGGATGTCCAGGGTGTGGATGCCGTTATTGCCCAGCTCGCCATTGCCCCAGTGCCAGAACCAGTGCCAGTCGTAGTGGGCCAGCTTTTTGAAGTCGTGCTTCACATCATCCGGCACGGGGCCCTGCCACAGGTCGTAGTCGATGTCCGGAGAAGCGGGCTTCTCGTTGGTAGCCACGGATTTGCGGGTGTTGTAGTAAAAGCCGCGGCCGTAGCGCACGGGGCCGATGGCGCCGCCGTGCAGGGCCTCGATGGCCTCCTTCATCCAGGTGCGGCGCTGATTGCCCATTTGCACGAGGCGGTCGTATTTCTTCGAGGCGGCCACGATCATCTCGGCCTCCTGCGCGTTCTGGCTGCCGGGCTTTTCCACATAGACGTGCTTTCCGGCCTGCATGCACAGCAGCGCGGCGGGGGTATGCCAGAAGTTCGGCGTGGCGATGAAGACGGCGTCCAGCGTCTTGTCGTCCAAAATGGTGCGGAAGTCCTTCACGCCCACGCAGGAGACTTTCTGTGTGTCATTCACCACCTTGAGCCCTGCCTCCAGGCGTTTGGGGTCCACTTCAGCCAGATAGGCGATCTCCACGTTCGGGAGCTTGAGCAGCGCCTGTACGTGCTGCATGCCGCGCCCCAGCGCCACCACGGCCACCTTCACCTTCTTTCCGGCCTCATCTGCCGCGTAGAGTTTTGGAAGAGCGGAGGCTGCGGCAAGCACGGACGTTTGATGGAAAAAAGTGCGGCGGTTCATGATGGTGAGACCAAATCGGTGCCGGGGGGCTGGGTCTTGCGGCCAATCAAATCTTCCTCCTCCTCCCTTTGAGTGCCCATCGTTACCGCCCCCGGGAGGAGGAGTATGAGGAAGAGCAGGAGCAGGATTGCCAAAACGCCCTTTTTGCGCCAAGAATCCCCTTCACATGACTTTCGCCGACCTCCACCGCATCTATCACCAGCCCTTTTTCGACCTCCTCAAGCAGGCCCGCGCCGTGCATGACGAGCACTGGACCGGCAACGAGGTGCAGCTCTGCACCCTGCTGAGCATCAAGACCGGCGGCTGCAGCGAGGACTGCGGCTACTGCGCCCAGAGCGCCCGCTACAGCACCGGCGTGCAGGCGGAGAAGCTGCTGCCCAAGGAGCAGATCCTGGACCGTGCCCTGGCCGCCCGCGCCAGCGGCTCCACCCGCTTCTGCATGGGCGCCGCCTGGAAGGGCGTGCGCAAAGGCACTCAGAAGTTTGACCAGGTGCTCGATATCGTCCGCGATGTGTCCAAGCTCGGCATGGAGGTCTGCGTGACCCTCGGCGAACTCGGTGCGGAAGAAGCCGCCGACCTCAAGGAAGCCGGTGTCACCGCCTACAACCACAACGTGGACACCTCCCCGGAGCACTACCCGAACATCGTCAGCACCCACTCCTTTGAGGACCGCCTGCGCACCATCCGCCACGCGCAGGATGCTGGCATGTCCGTCTGCTGCGGCGGCATCCTCGGCCTGGGCGAGACCATCGACGACCGCCTGAAAATGCTGGAGGTCATCTCCAACTTCAATCCCCAGCCCGAGAGCATCCCGATCAACGCCCTCATGCCCATCAAAGGCACGCCGATGGGCGACAACGAAGTCGTCGATTCCTTCGCCTTCATCCGCATGATCGCGGTGACCCGCATCGCCGTGCCAAAGGCCAAGGTGCGCCTCAGCGCCGGTCGTACGAACCTGAGCCGTGAAGCCCAGGCCCTCGCCTATTTCGCCGGTGCCAACTCCATTTTCTACGGAGACAAACTCCTCACCGCCGCCAATCCGCGCGCCAACGAGGACATGAAACTCCTCCGCGACCTCGGCCTCGCCCCCCAGGCTCCGAACCCGGACATGGAAGCCCCCGAGGCCACCGAAGGCCGCCCCCTCATGCCCTGCTGCACCGAGGAGCACGCGTGTGAGATGGAGAAGGCGAACGGGTGCTGTTAGACAATTACTTGATCATGCATGCCTGGATGAAAACCGTCATCGCAGGCGTGCTGATTGAGGCTGTGCTCTTTGCTGCCATGAATATGGCACCGAGTGGTCCTTGCGGGCCTGCAACTCAATGGGGTGTGCTCTTGGTTTTGCTGCACATTCCTTCAGCCGCGATTCTCTACCCGGTGGCTTGGATGCTGCCGGATGAGCGATGGGTCGCACCCCTTTGGTTTGTCTCCTCCAGTCTGATCTGGGCGTTGTTGATTCACGGCTGCCTCGCGTTAGTCAGAAGCCTGCGACCTTGACCGAAATCACACCGCCGCCTTCAACAACCTCGCCAGATACATTCCCGCTGTCTTTCCTACCTCCACCACTTCGGCATGGTGCAGCGTCTGTGCACGCAATCCCGCGGCCCAGTTGGTGAGCATTGAAATACCTGCGACCTCCATGCCCAGAGCACGCGCTTGAATGGCCTCGGGCACGGTGGACATGCCAACGGCATCCGCACCCAGCGTGCGCAGCATGCGGATTTCCGCCGGTGTTTCATACTGCGGACCCAGCAGCCCGGCATAGATGCCTGCGTGCAGCTTCAGGCCGATCTCCACACTGGCGGCGTGGAACTTCTCGCACCACGTGCGTGAATAGACCTCACTCATGTCATGGAAGTTCGGGCCGCCGAGCAGCGGTGTGGTGCCTTGCAGATTGATGTGGTCGGTGATGAGCATCAGCCCGCCCACATGAAAGCTCTCGTGGATGGCACCGGCTGCATTCGTGAGGACGATGCGCCGCACGCCGATCTCATGCATGAAGCGGATGCCTGCCGTCACCTCATGCGCCGTCAGTCCTTCGTAGAGATGTCTGCGGCCCTGCGCCAGCAGGATGGGTTTGCCATGATGCTGCGCCAGCACGAAGCGCCCCGCATGCCCCGGCACCGTGGAGGCGCTGAGGCCGGGGATGTCCGAGTACGGAATCTCAAGGTATTGGGGTCTCCCGACCCCCAGCTCGGGGTCAGGAGACCCCGGCGCCTTGGTGCCAAAAGCCTCCGCCACACTACCGAGGCCGGAGCCGAGTACGATGGCGGTTTCAGGACGGGCGTTTTGAAGAGCAGTGAGCGACATGGGCGTGAGCAAAGTGGTCCGCACAGTCCTCTGTGCGGGGATCGCCGTCACGAGACGCTTGTTCCATCGCACAGGGGACTGTGCGGACCACTATCTGGCGGCAATGCGTGCCTTCAACTCCTCATGCAGTCTCTTCACCTCCGGCATGGCGATGCCAGCGGCAGCAGCCCGGCGCATGGGCTCACCCCAGATGGCGTCCAGCTCGACCTCGCTGCCGGCGAGGAAATCGATGAGGCTGCTGGGCTTGTAGGCGGACATGGTGCGCGTACGCTCGATCATGTCATCAATCAGCGAAAGTGGGATTTCATGCCCGAGCCGTCCTGCGGTGGCGATGATCTCACGCATCAGATCGCGCACACGTTTTTCCAAAATCGGATCGGCTAGGATGGCGGCGGTGTCCTTGCCACCTGCGGCGATGGAGAGGCCGTTGAAGGGGATGTTCCAGACGAGCTTCTTCCACCTCGCCGCGATGAGGCTGGGCTCCACGCGACACTGAATGCCGCAGCGCTGAAACTCCGCCGCCAGATCATGCGTGCGTGGCTGCGGTGCGCCGCTGTGTTCTCCCAGAGAGATCTGCCCCTGCGCGATGTGATGGATCACGCCGGGTGAGATGCGATTGATGCACACAAAGCACAGCCCGCCGAGCACGCGCTCGGAGCCGAAGTGCCGCGCCAGAAAGTCATCGCTGCCCAGGCCGTTTTGCAGCGTCAGGATCATCGTGTCTTCCTTCAGCAGCGGCGGCAGCAAGGAGAGCAGCGCCTCATTGGCTGTGGCCTTCATGGCGATGATCACCAGGTCGCAAGGACCGATCTCAGCCGTGCTGCGGCGGCAGAGCACCTGCGGCAGGGAGAAGTCTCCATGCAGGCTGCGGATCTGCAGTCCATGCTGCTTCACATGCTCGTAGTCCGAGCGCATGAGGAAATGCACTTCATGACCATGCTGCGCCAGACGCCCGCCATAGTAGCAGCCGACGGCGCCGGAGCCGATGATGGCGATGCGGGGGTGATCGAGATTCATGTCCCTAGTCTGCGTGGCGTCAGCGATTCTTCAAATCATCATGCGAATACGCGGCAGCGAATTTGGAGTGCGGCACGCGGAGCTGCCGCTTTCGAGTGTCTCGTGGTGTGCGTGTGGTTGTGAGGCTGCGAGAAGCCAATGGCTCCCGCTTTCGGAAGGTTCTTGGTGTGCGCTTGCTTTTCAGCACGGCGAAAGCGGTAGCTGCGGTCGTTCCTCCCTCCGCGACCGCACTCCAAATTGGCTGGCGCACTACTTCACCATCAAATAATGCCGCGTCTTGCCATGCCGCTGCTTGTTGGTCAGCGGTGGCAGGTCGAGGTGGAAGAAGTGGCGCAGGGTCTTGGTGTGGTGCTTGAGCGTCTGCTTGGCGGCCTCCTTCAGCTCCTTCCATCTGCGCCACGGATGATCAGGCGCGTGCGTGATGTGGCGCAGGAGGCTCAGCCATTCCACATAAGCACGTGAGATGTCTCCCTCCGCGATGCCGGCTTTGAGATCCTGCGCGCCGGGTTGTTCAGGATGCAGCAGGGCATCGAGCAGCTCGGCAGCGCCTTCGCCGTAGTCTTCCGGCAGGCCGTTGTCGAGATAGCCCTGATGATTGACGAAGCCGTAGGTGCCACGGCAGACCGCTGCGAGACGCTCGGAGCCGCAGGTGAGCGGCAGGTCAAATTTGGAGCCGCTGCGCAGATTGGCCATGTGGTGCACCAGTTCGTCGGCGTGGTAGCTCTCATCCTCCAGCGCGGCCACCACGGCCAGCCCTTCGCCATGCTGGAAGAAGCTGAAGATCTCCCCGCGCCGAGTGGGCACGCCATCGGCATCGATGAGCCCGAGAGAGCGCCAGGAGTGAATGGGCGACCCACCGCGCGGCTGGCGATCTGTGGTGGTGGTCTCGGCGGTGTTCACGCCGGTTTCATTCCTCACCACGATGCTGCGCTCCTGCGGCATGAAAAGCAGACGGCCAGGCGCGTCTTCATAGGCCATCACCTCGACGGGCGAGAGGTCAAAGCAGGCGAAGACGAGATTCTCCTTCATCACCGTGCCGATGAATTCCGGGGCCACATCCTGGATGGCCTCCTCCACGCTGGCGAGGATGTGCCGGGCCAGCTCTCCCGCATGCAGCACGGTGATCTCCTCCAATGGCACTGTCTCCGCATGGCGCGGCAGTTTGAGCAGCCTGCGGATAGATTTGGTGGGCTTCACCTGATCTTCCACCGGCGTGCCGAGGCTGACCTCCACGCCGTAGATCACATCCTTCTCGCGGCGGATTTTTCCCACTCGCCCGATGCCATGAGCGAACTTGGCGGCAAAGGCAGGCACGCCCAGCAGGGCATGCACACGGCTCAGCGGCACGCGATGCAGCGCATGCTTGTGTTTGCGCTCCCACTCGCCGTAGGAGTTCAGTATCTGCTTCTCCGTGGCTTCGAGGCCGAAGAGCGCCTTGGCGTTTTCATGCTTTGGCTGCACTACATCCGGCTCCAGCTCTTCCAGCCCGAGCAGTGGCGGCACTTTGGCAAAGAGCCTGCCCGCAAAGCGTGTGGCCGCATCAAAGGGGTTCTCCTTCTGCAGAGCGGCATGCTTCATCACGCGCAGAAAGATGGGCCAGGCCAGCAGCTCGCTGCGGTGCAGGCGTGCGGGGCGTGCATCAAAGATGGAGGGGCTGTCGCGGCTGGTGATGACGTGGCCTTTGTCATCCAGCCCGCGTCTTCCGGCGCGGCCGTACATCTGCAGCAGCTCATCAGGTGTCAGCTTGTGCTCGCTTTTGCCGTCATGAAAAGTGGTGCCCGCCACATGCACGCTGCGCACGGAGAAATTGATCCCTGCTGCGAGTCCCATCGTGGCCACGATGACGCGGAGCTGGCCCGCCTTGGCCAGAGGCTCGATCACCCCCGCGCGTGCGCCATACGAGAGGCCACTGTGATGGAAGGCGATGCGTTTCTCGATCAGGGTGGAGAGGTCCTTGCCGCAGACGGCACGCTGCTCCGGTGTGAGCTCCATCGGATCTCCCAGCGGCAGATCGGCGGCCAGCCTGCGTGCAATGGATTCCGCCTCTTTGCGGCGTGGGGCAAAGATGAGCAGAGGTGCCAGATCCGACATCATCACCGATGCGGCAAAGCGCGGCCAGTAGTTGTGAAACTGCTTCTGCCGCTGCGGCAGCGCCTCCATGGGCACCTCCTCCAGCGGCACGGGGCGTTCGCGCGTCATCACCACCTCCGCCTTGCGGCCCAGGCTCGTCAGCCATGTCGCCACATCCTCGGGATTCGCCACGGAGCCGCTGAGCAGCAGCAGGCGTGTGTCCAGTGGAGCCAGAGCAATGGTGGCCTCGTAGTTCGCACCGCGCGAGTGGTCTGAGATCATCTGGTATTCATCGATGACCAGCAGCGCGGGCCCCTCGCCGCGCACGAGCCGCTCAAGCTGCGTCTCCAGCGTGGCCACCACCACGGGTGCATCCACGTTCTCAGCAATGTCTCCGGTGGCGATGCCCACATTCCACTTCGCCTCCTTCCACTCCGCATACTTGTCATTCGCCAGCGCGCGGGTGGGCACGGTGTAAATGGCCTGCCCCTGCAAATGGCGGCCTTGATGCAGCAGCTCAAAGATGTACGTCTTCCCTGCCCCGGTCGGCGCGCTCACCACCACATCGCTGCCGGTGCGCAGCAGATTCACCGCCTGGTGCTGCCAGGGATCGGGAAGCTTGAGCTGGTTGAGGGATGGGAGCATCTCTTTGAGGTTGGACGCGGCGATGCTCGCGCCTAGTATCGATTCATGGCCTTTGCAAGATTCATCAACGTTCCTTCTCTGATTCGCGGACGATTGAAAAGCTTTCTCAGCACCTGGCTTGTCTCAGGTCTTCTCACGCTGCTGGCCGCATGCAGCTCCAACACCATGAGGATGGGCCGTTATGACGGCAGCACCGGCGAAACCAGCACGACGGTGTACTCCAAGTACTACGACAACGGCGACTGGCTGCTGAAAGACCGGCTGGGCATCGTCATCCTGGTGGATCATGACAAAAAGAAGATCCCCGTCGCGCAGGGCACGGCGCAGGCGCTGGGTGCTCTGGGGCCGCGTGACGCGTTGGCTTCCGGCAAGCTGTCGCTGGCTCTGTGGAATTTCGACTCCGTGTCTCATCAGGTGAAGTTCAAGCGCATGATCGTGACCAGCGGCGTGATGGATTTTCAAAACGTGGTGGTCACCGCTGCGCCGCATGAGCTGGTGGAAAGCGAGGCTGGCAGCTTTCCGATTTCCAATTATGGCACCTCCATCCATGCAGTTCTTGAGCTGGAGGTGGAGGGAAAACCACGCCGCATCGAGCTCGACCTGCCACGGCGGACCACGGCACAGCTCAAGCAGTATTTCTCCGAAGGCGCGGCGCGCCCGTATCCCTGGGGCGCGCGCAAAGTCACGGAGCAGGCGGCTGCACTGCGGCGATGAGTGAGCGCAGGTTCTCCCGAGCACACGCCTCAAAGCGTTTCTGTGCCCAGGCGGTGAGATAGATCTGCGGTCGTGCAAGGAAGCCGCGCAGGATTTCCGCACGCTTCTCAGCATACACGGCCTGCGGCACCCAGGAATACTCTGCGCGTATCTGCCGCTCATACTCCATCACGCGCTCAATTGGCTGTGCGAAGATGGCGAGATCGATGTCGATGATCCACGCATCATCCGGCCCGTTTCCCGGCTGGTGCGACTTTGTCAGCAGGATGAGCCGCGCCACCTCGCGCGACTGGTCGCTTTCTCCCAAGGCCTCCATGGCCATCTGCGCGCTGAGTTCTTCGTTGTTGCCAGCCTGCGGGTCATAGACTGCATCATGAAACCACAGCGCTATCTCGATGAGGTCTGGATTTGCCATCAATCCGGCAGCCCTGGCTTCATCAAAGACGAGCAGGCATTCTTCCAAATGCTGGAGAGTGTGGTAGGCGCGCTGGGGCTCTGTGTAGGAGGTGGCAAGCCGTTCATGCCACGCCGTGCCATCGCCGGGCATGCCGCAGCAATTCCAGAGAGCCTGCCACTTTTGCAGATTGGCATAATGGAGGAACATATAAATTTACGGCTGGAGTGCGCATGACGATGCTTCATCGGGTATTCACCCGCCAGCGGAAGGTTTCAGCGGCGAGTTATTCACAGCAATCATCTCGTGCCAGCGCTTGAATCCCCATCACAGCGCGGTATCGCTGAGTGCACACATGGATTGCCGCCAAAATGAAATCGTTTCCAGCCTCATGGCCTCGTATCACGAGGTGGGCGGGATCAACCACGTCGACTGCGGCAACCTGCCGTCCAAGCGCGCCATCGCGACCCTGTGCGAAGATCTGCTGCATCTGCTCTTTCCTGGATTCTTTTCCGATGAAGCCGTGACCTCCCAGGAGCTGGAGCTCATGACGAATGAGCTCGTCGCCAGCATCCGTGAGCGACTCAACATCGAAGTGCGCCGCAGCCTGCGGCTGAATGGCAGCCACGAAAACCGCGATGCTGAGGCGGCCGACATCGTGTGCAGCTTTCTCATGCGCCTTGCCGAGGTGCGTGCCCTCCTGAAGACCGATGTGGAGGCTGCCTATGAGGGCGACCCCGCCGCGCGCGGCTTTGAGGAGATCATCCTCGCGTATCCGGGGCTGGAGGCCATCGCCATCCAGCGCACGGCGCATGTGCTTTATCAGAAAAACGTGCCCGTCATTCCGCGCATGATGACCGAGTGGGCACACAGCCGCACGGGGATCGACATCCATCCCGGTGCGGAGATCGGCACGCACTTTTTTATTGATCATGGCACTGGCGTGGTCATTGGCGAGACGGCCACCATCGGGAAGCATGTGAAGCTCTACCAAGGCGTCGGCCTCGTGGCACGCTCGCTGGCTGCCGGGCAGGCGCTGCGCGGCAAGAAGCGCCACCCCACGCTGGAAGACCACGTGACGGTGTATGCCAATGCGACCATTGTCGGCGGAGATACCGTCATCGGTGCGCGCAGCACCATCGGCGCGAATGTGTTTATTCTGGAATCCGTGGCTCCTGACATGCTCTACGCCCTGGGAGAGCAGGAGCACAAAGTGCACGTCAAAAAGAAGAAGTGAGCATGCTCGATCTCTCCCAGCTCAATCTGGATTTTTCCGCGCTGCCCCCATGGGTGCCCTTCCGCTCTGTGCGTGAGCTGGAGCCGGCACCGCCCCCTGCGGCAGAGGCCGCCGGGCCCATCCAAGACGGGCGTGATCCCGAGCTGGAAGAGCAGGTGCGCGCCATGCTGCTGGCGCTGGATCTGCCGGGCGGGGCCAAGCTGGTGACCGTGACGTGGAACTCCCGCCTGCGCAGCACCGCGGGCTATGCACGCTATCCGGGCTGGTCCATCGAGCTGAACCCCCTGCTGCGCGACTTTGAAGGGCAGGTGGAGCGTACGCTGAAGCATGAGCTGGCGCACCTGATCGCCTATCACCGGAGCGGCCGCAGGCGCATCGAGCCCCATGGCCGTGAGTGGAGACAGGCGTGCGCAGACCTCGGCATCCCCGGAGAAAA
Coding sequences:
- the bioB gene encoding biotin synthase BioB, which gives rise to MTFADLHRIYHQPFFDLLKQARAVHDEHWTGNEVQLCTLLSIKTGGCSEDCGYCAQSARYSTGVQAEKLLPKEQILDRALAARASGSTRFCMGAAWKGVRKGTQKFDQVLDIVRDVSKLGMEVCVTLGELGAEEAADLKEAGVTAYNHNVDTSPEHYPNIVSTHSFEDRLRTIRHAQDAGMSVCCGGILGLGETIDDRLKMLEVISNFNPQPESIPINALMPIKGTPMGDNEVVDSFAFIRMIAVTRIAVPKAKVRLSAGRTNLSREAQALAYFAGANSIFYGDKLLTAANPRANEDMKLLRDLGLAPQAPNPDMEAPEATEGRPLMPCCTEEHACEMEKANGCC
- a CDS encoding DEAD/DEAH box helicase, which gives rise to MLPSLNQLKLPDPWQHQAVNLLRTGSDVVVSAPTGAGKTYIFELLHQGRHLQGQAIYTVPTRALANDKYAEWKEAKWNVGIATGDIAENVDAPVVVATLETQLERLVRGEGPALLVIDEYQMISDHSRGANYEATIALAPLDTRLLLLSGSVANPEDVATWLTSLGRKAEVVMTRERPVPLEEVPMEALPQRQKQFHNYWPRFAASVMMSDLAPLLIFAPRRKEAESIARRLAADLPLGDPMELTPEQRAVCGKDLSTLIEKRIAFHHSGLSYGARAGVIEPLAKAGQLRVIVATMGLAAGINFSVRSVHVAGTTFHDGKSEHKLTPDELLQMYGRAGRRGLDDKGHVITSRDSPSIFDARPARLHRSELLAWPIFLRVMKHAALQKENPFDAATRFAGRLFAKVPPLLGLEELEPDVVQPKHENAKALFGLEATEKQILNSYGEWERKHKHALHRVPLSRVHALLGVPAFAAKFAHGIGRVGKIRREKDVIYGVEVSLGTPVEDQVKPTKSIRRLLKLPRHAETVPLEEITVLHAGELARHILASVEEAIQDVAPEFIGTVMKENLVFACFDLSPVEVMAYEDAPGRLLFMPQERSIVVRNETGVNTAETTTTDRQPRGGSPIHSWRSLGLIDADGVPTRRGEIFSFFQHGEGLAVVAALEDESYHADELVHHMANLRSGSKFDLPLTCGSERLAAVCRGTYGFVNHQGYLDNGLPEDYGEGAAELLDALLHPEQPGAQDLKAGIAEGDISRAYVEWLSLLRHITHAPDHPWRRWKELKEAAKQTLKHHTKTLRHFFHLDLPPLTNKQRHGKTRHYLMVK
- a CDS encoding SprT family zinc-dependent metalloprotease, with product MLDLSQLNLDFSALPPWVPFRSVRELEPAPPPAAEAAGPIQDGRDPELEEQVRAMLLALDLPGGAKLVTVTWNSRLRSTAGYARYPGWSIELNPLLRDFEGQVERTLKHELAHLIAYHRSGRRRIEPHGREWRQACADLGIPGEKAQHRLPLPRNEVERKLTYACPACQTTVQRVRKFRRPTACLRCCRQHAGGQYDGRFRLVLVAQG
- the epsC gene encoding serine O-acetyltransferase EpsC — encoded protein: MDCRQNEIVSSLMASYHEVGGINHVDCGNLPSKRAIATLCEDLLHLLFPGFFSDEAVTSQELELMTNELVASIRERLNIEVRRSLRLNGSHENRDAEAADIVCSFLMRLAEVRALLKTDVEAAYEGDPAARGFEEIILAYPGLEAIAIQRTAHVLYQKNVPVIPRMMTEWAHSRTGIDIHPGAEIGTHFFIDHGTGVVIGETATIGKHVKLYQGVGLVARSLAAGQALRGKKRHPTLEDHVTVYANATIVGGDTVIGARSTIGANVFILESVAPDMLYALGEQEHKVHVKKKK
- a CDS encoding Gfo/Idh/MocA family protein; translated protein: MNRRTFFHQTSVLAAASALPKLYAADEAGKKVKVAVVALGRGMQHVQALLKLPNVEIAYLAEVDPKRLEAGLKVVNDTQKVSCVGVKDFRTILDDKTLDAVFIATPNFWHTPAALLCMQAGKHVYVEKPGSQNAQEAEMIVAASKKYDRLVQMGNQRRTWMKEAIEALHGGAIGPVRYGRGFYYNTRKSVATNEKPASPDIDYDLWQGPVPDDVKHDFKKLAHYDWHWFWHWGNGELGNNGIHTLDILRWGLKGDYPLRTTYNGGRYFYQDAQETPDTGTAVYDFGHAGCEWVQSSSHPRAAEKPLAEVIFYGDNGTMGIARDSWTIYDPKGAEVSKSKAAGGGDPAHMGNFIEAIRGNAKLNSPIEEGQKSTMMCHLGNMAYRTNTVVKCDPKTGKVLDNAEAMKLWGRDGGYRKGWEPKI
- a CDS encoding 2-dehydropantoate 2-reductase, translated to MNLDHPRIAIIGSGAVGCYYGGRLAQHGHEVHFLMRSDYEHVKQHGLQIRSLHGDFSLPQVLCRRSTAEIGPCDLVIIAMKATANEALLSLLPPLLKEDTMILTLQNGLGSDDFLARHFGSERVLGGLCFVCINRISPGVIHHIAQGQISLGEHSGAPQPRTHDLAAEFQRCGIQCRVEPSLIAARWKKLVWNIPFNGLSIAAGGKDTAAILADPILEKRVRDLMREIIATAGRLGHEIPLSLIDDMIERTRTMSAYKPSSLIDFLAGSEVELDAIWGEPMRRAAAAGIAMPEVKRLHEELKARIAAR
- a CDS encoding HD domain-containing protein, with amino-acid sequence MFLHYANLQKWQALWNCCGMPGDGTAWHERLATSYTEPQRAYHTLQHLEECLLVFDEARAAGLMANPDLIEIALWFHDAVYDPQAGNNEELSAQMAMEALGESDQSREVARLILLTKSHQPGNGPDDAWIIDIDLAIFAQPIERVMEYERQIRAEYSWVPQAVYAEKRAEILRGFLARPQIYLTAWAQKRFEACARENLRSLIAAVQPPAP
- a CDS encoding purine-nucleoside phosphorylase, which encodes MSLTALQNARPETAIVLGSGLGSVAEAFGTKAPGSPDPELGVGRPQYLEIPYSDIPGLSASTVPGHAGRFVLAQHHGKPILLAQGRRHLYEGLTAHEVTAGIRFMHEIGVRRIVLTNAAGAIHESFHVGGLMLITDHINLQGTTPLLGGPNFHDMSEVYSRTWCEKFHAASVEIGLKLHAGIYAGLLGPQYETPAEIRMLRTLGADAVGMSTVPEAIQARALGMEVAGISMLTNWAAGLRAQTLHHAEVVEVGKTAGMYLARLLKAAV